One Rhizophagus irregularis chromosome 5, complete sequence DNA window includes the following coding sequences:
- a CDS encoding proteasome core particle subunit beta 3, which yields MSIMEYNGGAIVAMAGKNCVAIGSDKRLGVQLMTVSTEFPKVFPATDKTFIGLPGLATDIRTLSERFRFKINMYKLSEEREIEPRTLAHMVSSTLYERRFGPYFVEPIIAGLDKNNQPFICGMDLIGCINFAKDFVVGGSTTDSLFGVCESLWEPDLEPEDLFETISQSLLNAVDRDSLAGWGAVVHVVTPERVITRTLKTRMD from the exons ATG tCGATTATGGAATATAATGGTGGGGCGATAGTCGCAATGGCCGGAAAGAATTGTGTTGCTATTGGATCTGATAAACGCCTTGGTGTTCAATTGATGACTGTGTCAACTGAATTTCCAAAAGTATTTCCCGCAACAGATAAAACTTTTATAGGACTTCCTGGTCTAGCTACTGATATTCGAacttt aTCAGAAAGATTTcgttttaaaatcaatatgtATAAATTAAGTGAAGAACGCGAAATTGAACCACGTACATTAGCACATATGGTATCCTCAACATTGTACGAAAGAAG gTTTGGTCCATATTTTGTCGAGCCAATAATTGCCGGACTTGACAAAAATAATCAACCATTTATTTGTGGAATGGACTTGATAGGGTGTATTAACTTTGCAAAAGATTTTGTAGTAGGTGGATCAACTACAGATAGTTTATTTGGAGTATGCGAATCTTTATGGGAACCTGATTTAGAACCTGAAGATTTATTTGAAACTATTTCGCAATCTTTATTGAATGCTGTTGATAGGGATAGTTTGGCTGGTTGGGGTGCTGTTGTCCATGTAGT aACTCCTGAGAGGGTAATCACTCGTACTCTCAAAACTCGTATG gattaa
- a CDS encoding Nascent polypeptide-associated complex subunit beta — MNPEKLAKLQSQVRIGGKGTPRRKVKKVYKTATNDDKKLQTTLKKLNVQSIPSIEEVNMFKEDGNVIHFTTPKVQASIHANTFAIYGQGEDKELTELVPGILNQLGPDSLASLRKLAESYQQLNLDSQRVQSENTGDDDDIPELVENFEAASEQKKEDEVPAAASASGSGTGGTADATTTEKTEDKNVEEVD; from the exons atgaatccGGAAAAACTTGCAAAATTGCAGTCTCAAGTTCGTATTG gtGGTAAGGGAACACCAAGACGCaaagttaaaaaagtttataaaaccgctacaaatgatgataaaaaactTCAAACTACACTGAAAAAACTTAATGTTCAATCTATTCCGTCAATTGAAGAAGTTAACATGTTTAAAGAAGATGGAAATGTCATTCATTTTACTACTCCAAAAG TTCAAGCATCTATTCATGCAAATACTTTTGCTATCTACGGTCAGGGCGAAGATAAAGAACTTACTGAACTTGTACCGGGTATTTTGAATCAATTAGGACCTGATTCACTTGCTTCACTTCGTAAATTAGCCGAATCCTATcaacaattaaatttagatTCTCAACGTGTACAATCCGAAAATACTggcgatgatgatgatattccTGAATTAGTTGAGAATTTTGAAGCCGCTAGTGAACAGAAAAAAGAGGACGAAGTACCTGCGGCAGCATCTGCTAGTGGAAGTGGTACCGGTGGAACTGCTGATGCCACCACTACTGAAAAAACCGAAGATAAAAATGTTGAGGAGGTTGATTAA
- a CDS encoding NADH:ubiquinone oxidoreductase 24: MNFAIASRILARRYLNTSSVLKTSTSFIKGVKIPFPVALTKRPFHASAFTTSDQLFLHRDTSENNLSIPFEFTEDSLKRAKDIISRYPPQYKKAAVIPLLDLGQRQLGWTSISVMNAVAKLLEMPPMRVYEVATFYTMFNRSPVGKYFLQLCTTTPCQLCGSTEILETIKNHLKIKPGETTPDKLFTLVEVECAGACVNAPVLTINDDYYEDLTPDTTIRILESLKQGEIPKHGPQSGRITCEPKSGLTTLTSKPYGPGEFVRSDL; encoded by the exons atgaattttgcGATTGCTTCTAGGATACTTGCTAGAAGGTATCTGAATACTAGTTCTGTATTGAAAACTAGTACATCATTTATAAAAGGTGTAAAAATACCTTTTCCTGTTGCGTTAACGAAAAGACCTTTTCATGCCAGTGCTTTTACTACTTCCGATCAATTATTTCTG CACCGAGATACATCGGAAAATAACTTGTCGATTCCATTCGAATTTACAGAAGATAGTTTAAAAAGAGCGAAAGATATTATATCACGTTATCCACcacaatataaaaaagctGCTGTTATACCTTTATTAGATTTAGGTCAACGTCAATTAGGTTGGACGAGTATCTCTGTTATGAATGCTGTAgctaaattattagaaatgcCTCCTATGCGTGTTTATGAAGTTGCCACTTTTTATACTATGTTTAATCg AAGTCCAGtcggaaaatattttttacaacttTGTACAACGACACCATGTCAATTATGTGGGTCAACAGAAATTTtagaaacaattaaaaatcatttaaaaattaaaccgGGCGAAACAACTCCCgacaaattatttactttagtAGAAGTTGAATGTGCTGGTGCCTGTGTTAATGCTCCCGTATTGACTATTAACGATGATTATTAT GAGGATTTAACACCAGATACAACTATAAGAATATTAGAATCATTAAAACAAGGTGAAATACCAAAACATGGACCACAGTCTGGTCGTATTACTTGTGAACCTAAATCTGGTCTTACTACCTTAACAAGTAAACCATATGGCCCTGGTGAATTTGTTAGATCtgatttgtaa